From the genome of Cryptococcus depauperatus CBS 7841 chromosome 1, complete sequence, one region includes:
- a CDS encoding cell differentiation protein rcd1 produces the protein MFSHPPPHLSHHPLAHQALHRPPTAPSTPDTETATHSWPSQAFPHLQGQPTNLPPYMFERRQQYTYGSASDSLRAGAGHTPQLGNAQSATPGAGAPGPLLPQNLAQHLNNPPPPTSQPHNLSNQAQNISTAGVAMGAGAGGKVLLMPNGAPPPAGSEEEKIYVLITELLEPETREAALLELSKKRELYEDLALVLWGGFGIMSSLLLEIVAVYPALSPPSLTAHASNRVCNALALLQCVASHSDTRSLFLNAHIPLFLYPFLNTTSKTRPFEYLRLTSLGVIGALVKQNDNSDVINFLLSTEIIPLCLRIMETGSELSKTVAIFIVQKILADDLGLQYICQTYERFYAVGTVLANMVDALVESQAVRLLKHVVRCYLRMSDNPRAREALRACLPKALQDNTFAPLLKGDIVTKRCLQTLLMNLNERPTAELQ, from the exons ATGTTCTCTCATCCTCCGCCGCACTTGTCTCACCACCCGCTCGCCCATCAAGCCCTACACCGTCCTCCCACAGCTCCATCGACCCCAGATACCGAAACTGCAACCCATTCATGGCCTTCTCAAGCATTTCCTCACTTGCAAGGTCAACCAACTAATTTACCCCCTTACATGTTTGAAAGGAGACAACAGTATACATATGGGTCTGCTAGTGACAGTTTGAGGGCAGGAGCAGGACACACCCCACAGCTGGGAAATGCACAATCAGCCACACCAGGTGCTGGTGCTCCAGGTCCACTCCTTCCTCAGAATCTCGCTCAGCATTTAAACAACCCGCCACCGCCAACGTCTCAGCCACATAATCTCTCAAACCAAGCACAAAATATTTCGACGGCTGGAGTCGCGATGGGTGCAGGTGCTGGAGGAAAAGTTCTCTTGATGCCAAATGGCGCGCCACCACCAGCAGGgagtgaggaagaaaaaattTATGTTTTGATTACGGAGCTATTGGAGCCCGAAACGAGAGAAGCTGCGCTTCTAGAattgagcaagaagagagaacTATATGAGGACTTGGCGTTAGTTTTGTGGGGTGGTTTTG GTATCATGAGCTCGCTGCTACTGGAGATTGTTGCAGTCTACCCGGCACTCTCTCCACCATCTCTTACTGCCCATGCGTCGAATAGGGTATGTAACGCACTTGCACTTTTACAATGTGTTGCCAGTCATTCTGACACTCGATCTCTCTTTCTGAATG CACATATTCCGCTCTTTCTCTATCCGTTCCTTAACACGACGAGCAAAACACGGCCATTTGAGTACCTACGATTAACCTCGCTTGGTGTTATTGGTGCCCTAGTCAAA CAAAATGACAATTCAGATGTTAtcaactttcttttgtcGACAGAAATTATCCCTCTTTGTCTTCGCATCATGGAGACAGGTTCTGAATTATCCAAAACCGTCGCTATTTTCATCGTGCAGAAAATACTTGCAGACGATCTCGGCTTACAATACATTTGTCAAACTTATGAAAGGTTTTATGCTGTGGGAACGGTCTTAGCCAACATGGTGGATGCTCTCGTAGAAAGCCAGGCTGTTCGGTTATTAAAGCACGTTGTGAGGTGTTATCTGAGAATGAGTGATAATCCAAG agcaagagaagctCTTCGAGCATGCCTTCCTAAAGCTCTCCAAGACAACACTTTTGCCCCTCTTCTGAAAGGCGACATTGTGACAAAGCGGTGTCTCCAAACTCTACTTATGAACCTCAACGAGCGCCCTACAGCCGAACTGCAATGA